Part of the Xenopus tropicalis strain Nigerian chromosome 3, UCB_Xtro_10.0, whole genome shotgun sequence genome, GTCCTCTCCAGCCATGAACTGAACTTTCACAGCAATGTTCCTCACCGACCCCTGACGGCTGCTTAAGTTCAGGCTTCGAGGGTACACAAACAGCAGATTCCTGTGAATAGAGAGGTGGCTTGAAATCAGTTGGTATAACATTAATTCAACAGAAAGAGATGCATCAGCCATTCAGTTAGCTATGGGAGCTCTATAATCAACTATGgaagacaggagggggctatgggacattgAGTCTGCCCATCCCACTGatgggtgatacagtgacacagacaggagggggctatgggacatggagtctgtccctcccactgcagggtgatacagtgacacagacaggaaggagctatgggacacggagtctgtccctcccactgcagggtgatacagtgacacagacaggagggagctatgggacatggagtctgtccctcccactgcagggtgatacagtgacacagacaggagggagctatgggacatggagtctgcccctcccactgcagggtgatacagtgacacagacaggaaggagctatgggacacggagtctgtccctcccactgcagggtgatacagtgacacagacaggagggagctatgggacatggagtctgtccctcccactgcagggtgatacagtgacacagacaggagggagcaatgggacacggagtctgtccctcccactgcagggtgatacagtgacacagacaggagggggctatgggacactgagtctgcccctcccactgcagggtgatacagtgacacagaaagGAGGGAGCTATGgaacacggagtctgtccctcccactgcagggtgatacagtgacacagacaggagggagctatgggacacggagtctgtccctcccactgcagggtgatacagtgacacagacaggagggggctatgggacatggagtctgtccctcccactgcagggtgatacagtgacacagacaggagggagctatgggacacggagtctgtccctcccactgcagggtgatacagtgacacagacaggagggggctatgggacacggagtctgtcctcccactgcagggtgatacagtgacacagacaggagggggctatgggacacggagtctgcccctcccactgcagggtgatacagtgacacagacaggagggagctatggaacacggagtctgtccctcccactgcagggtgatacagtgacacagacaggagggggctatgggacacggagtctgtccctcccactgcagggtgatacagtgacacagacaggagggggctatgggacatggagtctgtccctcccactgcagggtgatacagtgacacagacaggagggagctatgggacatggagtctgtccctcccactgcagagtgatacagtgacacagacaggagggggctatgggacacggagtctgtccctcccactgcagggtgatacagtgacacagacaggagggggctatgggacacggagtctgtccctcccactgcagggtgatacagtgacacagacaggagggggctatgggacacggagtctgtccctcccactgcagggtgatacagtgacacagacaggagggagctatgggacacggagtctgcccctcccactgcagggtgatattGTGATAGTAGCAGAGAAAGAAGAGGAACATAAGATAATAAGATGAAACATATTGTTCTTTCCCTTCCCCAAACCCAGGAATGTGATATCTAACAGAGAAGTAATACAGTTGCCGGGTTATGAGAGAGACCCCTCTGTCAGTGGGGGATTGAAGTCAGGTTTTATTACAGGCAacagcctgggggtccagtgaaAATGATCTAACCGGACCCTTTGTTACCTTCCCACCCAGCCTCAGGGGCAGAGGATAAACAGAATGTGGGACACAGAGGGGAGTGTCACTTTACCCTACCCCTGACATTTATGCTGATTAACCCTTGAATGACTTCCGTATAGCTCATATGTGCAACATACTAAATGAAAGGAATCTATCCAGCACCAGAACCAGTCTGTGTTCTGCAAACACCTCCCCCCCCACACTGTTACCTAACAAAGTCAGTTCTGcacttttactttatatataaaatataagcagTTTTTACTACCTGCAGTCTAGCTGGTTTTCTAACCACAGGGGCTGCAGCGGGAGAGGGAAATTGGCTGCCAACCCAGAGGACATAGTAGGCACAACATTACCAGCCAATAGGAATACGCAGACAGAATTACCAATGTGTAACCTTGGAAAGGGGTTGCCTGTATTTACTGTGCAGTGACCGCAGACATGAGGGGGGCAAAATGACTGAACTGGAGTAACAGCGCGACTCATGCCAAGCCAGGGAGGGAGGGACATGGGGAAACGAAAATaacaatgctctgttatacagatagctagattctcagccataaagcagggcaggactgctgcttacagtggggagggggtcagataggatctgtgccacttcgacagaatgctctgttatacagatagctagaatctcagccataaagcagggcaggactgctgcttacaatggggggatcagataggatctgtgccactgtgacagaatgctctgttatacagatagctagaatctcagccataaagcagggcaggactgctgcttacaatgggggggatcagataggatctgtgccactgtgacagaatgctctgttacacagatagctagaatctcagccataaagcagggcaggactgctgcttacaatgtgggggtcagataggatctgtgccactgtgacagaatgctctgttatacagatagctagaatctcagccataaagcaggcctGGACTGCTGCTTAAATtggggatctgtgccactgtgatggAATGCTCCATTATACTatccccacacacacactacaaCATGTCATTATACAATACTAGACAGTGATGGCAGGTATAAATAAAGCTCATTTGTGAAGTGTAAAGCACTACTTTGGACGCAAAATGCTgcatttctgggaaaaaaacacactGCATTGTGAGTAGAAACCATTGATTCATTTTGCTGATGGATAGGGAAGCAGATAGACAAGAAAAGGGGTGAAAGTATCAATAAATCAGAatcgaaaaaatacaaatattcccCAAATCCACTGGAAATCAAGAGAATGTGCCCTTTTCTCCAGCCCCTGTATGTGCATTCCTGCAGCACCTGTCGTAATCTCCCTTCCATCTTGCACAACCCCAGCACACACCTCCCATGTCCCTGCAAGCAGCATATTTACTGCCACTTTATCTTGTGTGCCCGGTGCCACAGACTCCCTCTTCCCTGGGGTCCTTACACCATGCTGccgctggtgctgctgctgccgctggtCCTGCTGCTGCCGCTGGTCCTGCCGCTGCTGGCGCTGCCCGTCTCCCAGGGGGAGGATGAGGGAAAGGTTGCGCTGCAGGGGGAGGTTAATGTGCTGGTGTATGGGACCCTTCAACTGGGGCAGGCACTGTCGGACACCTACTCCTCCACTACTAACAAACTCCAAAGGTTGAAGAGCCGGCACAGCAGGCAGGAGCACCATCTGCAGAGGCTGGGGGAGCAGAGCAGCAGAGCATGGAGTGAAGAGCAAAGGCTCCGCAGAGAGGTGCAGAGACTCCAGGTGAGGGGTCACATAAACGTCAGGACTGTGCTGCTTGGGAGATAAGGCAATGTATGGGCTACTCCATTCTCTATAGCAGAAGGGAATGGGAAAGATCATTGGAAGAGGGGGAAAGACTAAGCAACAACACTGGGAAAGAGAAGGGGTAAAGATAAAATAATAGTTGGGAGAGAGAATATAATGAGGGAGACCTTACCCGGCAAGAGATAACTCTAGGGGGCAGTTACAGCAGAGACCCTAAGGGGAGATAAATCAAAGAGACAGAGGAGAAACCTACTGACAAAGAAATACATGGAAGACATGAATATGAGGACAGAAGCACGTGAAAGAGACCCCTGGGAAGAGAGAGACAGCAGGAGTGGGAAAGCCCAGTATAGGGGGGACACGTGGGAAAGCCCAGTATAGGG contains:
- the LOC101732836 gene encoding golgin subfamily A member 6-like protein 22, with translation MLPLVLLLPLVLLLPLVLPLLALPVSQGEDEGKVALQGEVNVLVYGTLQLGQALSDTYSSTTNKLQRLKSRHSRQEHHLQRLGEQSSRAWSEEQRLRREVQRLQGEEHEIQMFSNQIESELWQLQKGYRELQERVQHLEEGVGKAKAGEAAALKVQTERQNLILQVVIEAVTQQQAQMAKQRQQLSHILTKVCSKHSH